One Paraburkholderia aromaticivorans genomic region harbors:
- the mdtN gene encoding multidrug transporter subunit MdtN produces the protein MATLASKTSKRKWPAIVMVVLTLLLLVYVIRLWDRTPRTDDAYVYADTIDVVPEVNGRIVELAVRDNQAVKQGDLLFRIDPRPYQDGLARGNASLVALDRQIELTQRTVNAQQYNAQSVRAAVERARAAAGQASDTLHRMEPLLSHGYVSAEDVDRARTAQRSTQAELSAAQLQAQQAAAAVSGVDALVAQRAVVMAEIATAELNLEYATVRAPFDGRVVSLKTSTGQFATALKPVFTLIDTRHWYVVANFRETELKGVRAGTPATVYLMSDTGQRFQGSVDSISYGIAPDEAGLALPGGLPRIQRTLNWVHVSQRFPVKIRIDKPNPELFRVGTSAVAVLEPGRGNDGERH, from the coding sequence ATGGCGACCCTAGCCAGCAAGACATCGAAGAGAAAATGGCCGGCCATCGTGATGGTCGTGCTGACGCTGTTGCTGCTCGTCTACGTGATCCGGCTGTGGGACCGCACGCCTCGCACCGACGACGCCTATGTCTACGCGGACACGATCGACGTCGTGCCCGAGGTCAACGGCCGCATCGTCGAACTCGCCGTGCGCGACAATCAGGCGGTGAAGCAGGGCGATCTGCTGTTCCGTATCGATCCGCGCCCGTATCAGGATGGGCTCGCGCGGGGCAACGCATCGCTCGTCGCGCTCGACCGCCAGATCGAACTGACCCAGCGCACGGTCAATGCGCAGCAGTACAACGCGCAGTCCGTACGTGCGGCCGTCGAGCGCGCGCGAGCCGCAGCCGGGCAGGCGTCCGATACGCTGCACCGCATGGAGCCGCTGTTGTCACACGGTTATGTGTCGGCGGAAGACGTCGACCGTGCGCGCACCGCGCAACGCTCCACGCAGGCCGAACTCAGCGCCGCGCAACTGCAGGCGCAGCAGGCGGCAGCAGCGGTGAGCGGCGTCGATGCACTGGTCGCGCAACGTGCCGTCGTCATGGCGGAGATCGCGACTGCCGAACTGAACCTGGAGTATGCGACGGTGCGAGCACCGTTCGACGGACGCGTCGTGTCATTGAAGACATCGACCGGCCAGTTTGCCACGGCGCTCAAACCGGTCTTCACCTTGATCGACACGCGCCACTGGTACGTGGTCGCGAACTTTCGCGAAACCGAACTCAAGGGCGTCAGGGCGGGGACGCCTGCCACTGTCTATCTGATGAGCGATACGGGCCAGCGTTTCCAGGGCAGCGTCGATTCGATCAGCTATGGCATCGCGCCCGATGAAGCCGGCCTTGCATTGCCTGGCGGATTGCCACGCATTCAACGCACACTCAACTGGGTGCATGTATCGCAACGCTTCCCGGTGAAGATCCGCATCGACAAACCGAACCCGGAACTGTTTCGCGTCGGCACCTCGGCGGTGGCGGTTCTGGAACCCGGACGCGGCAACGACGGCGAGCGCCATTGA
- a CDS encoding FUSC family protein, whose protein sequence is MTAADYLPVTLRDAGAFLRRELAPFPGRLNVMLRCMLTSAIVIVASNTLEVPELALSLLVVFYVTQSNVVVTRLVGVMFMVGSTLAIGLSILLLKFTFDYSLLRIVIASLMFLGSVYLLRVLKIGIVFFIVAIVVIYVQSFVDQTDQADLLIRAVLWVWVAVNYPIALTLVVNTLLLPAEPQLQLKAEIHRQLAALDTRLTQLIDGNTSAAPITLAAVQQGALTLQKLLRFTTMRDAHYREHQASQLACIATVSRLYRGASELPLSWPRASAAQLAMLRELRANCDALDQSVMTGEPYRYVSTATPEERNAADTIPAAAESQRALRAFADLAASDSASGKPPASEPMVAPDAWTNPAYLRFSLKTLLAVLVCYVFYNAVDWQGVHTIMLTCLIVALPSLGASTQRALLRLSGAAVGSALALFMVVFVVPHLDDIVGLLLMALPVVALGAWISAGSERIGYAGLQVAFTFSLALLDQFGPTTNLTEIRDRMVGILLGVCVATFVQMSFWREGEGDVLRQKLATLLRAIAAQLRPSPVGAEKGDELPYAQRQLQAWAVLADCETTLSRVALEPGWQESEQSQLTLRAQTVLAQGREIMLAGDTLRNTLVAQADLSSQHTIDAVRAAQQQASAELNRYADDLAVNPPDAHAPRRIEIAAQAGAPAQPVYQSLIAAADELSRQIAGLPDWRVEAPVAARASPAVRA, encoded by the coding sequence ATGACTGCCGCCGACTATCTGCCCGTCACGCTGCGCGATGCAGGCGCTTTCCTGAGGCGCGAGCTTGCGCCTTTCCCCGGGCGTCTCAACGTGATGTTGCGTTGCATGCTGACGAGCGCGATCGTGATCGTCGCGTCGAATACGCTCGAGGTGCCGGAACTCGCGCTGTCGCTGCTGGTGGTGTTCTATGTCACGCAGTCGAACGTGGTGGTCACGCGGCTGGTCGGCGTGATGTTCATGGTCGGATCGACGCTGGCCATCGGCCTGTCGATCCTGCTGCTGAAATTTACATTCGACTATTCGTTGCTGCGCATCGTCATCGCGAGCCTGATGTTCCTGGGCAGCGTGTATCTGCTGCGTGTGCTCAAGATCGGCATCGTGTTCTTCATCGTCGCGATCGTCGTGATCTACGTGCAGAGTTTCGTGGACCAGACCGATCAGGCCGACCTGTTGATCCGCGCCGTGTTGTGGGTGTGGGTCGCCGTCAACTATCCGATCGCGCTGACGCTCGTAGTCAATACTTTGCTGCTGCCCGCCGAACCGCAATTGCAACTCAAGGCGGAAATCCATCGGCAACTCGCGGCGCTGGACACGCGACTGACCCAGCTGATCGACGGCAACACGAGCGCCGCGCCGATCACGCTGGCGGCCGTTCAGCAAGGCGCGCTCACGCTGCAGAAGCTGTTGCGGTTCACGACAATGCGTGATGCGCACTATCGCGAACATCAGGCGTCGCAGCTTGCGTGCATTGCGACCGTCTCGCGGCTTTATCGTGGAGCGAGTGAACTGCCGCTCAGTTGGCCGCGCGCGTCAGCAGCGCAACTGGCGATGTTGCGTGAGTTGCGTGCGAACTGCGACGCGCTCGACCAATCGGTCATGACCGGCGAGCCGTATCGCTACGTGAGCACGGCGACACCTGAAGAGCGCAACGCCGCCGACACGATTCCTGCTGCCGCCGAATCGCAGCGGGCGCTGCGCGCATTCGCCGACCTGGCCGCAAGCGATTCGGCATCCGGCAAACCGCCCGCGAGCGAGCCGATGGTTGCGCCGGACGCATGGACCAATCCCGCGTACCTGCGCTTTTCGCTGAAGACGTTGCTCGCCGTTCTCGTCTGCTACGTGTTCTACAACGCCGTGGACTGGCAGGGCGTCCACACGATCATGCTGACCTGCCTGATCGTCGCGCTGCCGAGCCTCGGCGCATCGACGCAGCGCGCGTTGCTGCGGCTCTCCGGAGCTGCCGTCGGCAGCGCGCTGGCACTGTTCATGGTCGTGTTCGTGGTTCCGCATCTCGACGACATTGTCGGCCTGCTGTTGATGGCGTTGCCTGTCGTCGCGTTAGGGGCGTGGATCTCGGCGGGCTCGGAAAGAATCGGCTATGCCGGCCTCCAGGTGGCGTTCACCTTCTCGCTGGCGCTGCTCGATCAGTTCGGCCCAACCACCAATCTCACCGAGATCCGCGACCGGATGGTCGGCATTCTGCTGGGTGTCTGCGTGGCGACCTTCGTGCAGATGTCGTTCTGGCGCGAGGGCGAGGGCGACGTGCTGCGGCAGAAGCTCGCCACCCTGTTGCGCGCGATTGCCGCACAGTTGCGCCCGTCGCCGGTCGGCGCCGAGAAAGGGGATGAGTTGCCATATGCACAGCGGCAGTTGCAGGCGTGGGCCGTGCTGGCCGATTGCGAGACGACGCTCTCGCGTGTCGCGCTCGAACCCGGCTGGCAGGAAAGCGAGCAGTCGCAACTGACACTGCGCGCGCAAACTGTCCTCGCACAGGGGCGCGAGATCATGCTGGCGGGCGACACGTTGCGCAACACTTTGGTGGCGCAAGCGGACTTGTCGAGCCAACACACGATCGACGCAGTGCGCGCAGCCCAGCAGCAGGCCAGCGCCGAACTCAACCGGTACGCGGATGATCTCGCGGTCAACCCACCTGATGCGCACGCGCCGCGACGCATCGAGATCGCTGCGCAAGCGGGCGCACCGGCCCAGCCGGTCTATCAGTCGCTCATCGCCGCAGCGGACGAACTGTCGCGGCAGATCGCGGGCTTGCCGGACTGGCGCGTCGAGGCACCGGTCGCGGCTCGTGCATCACCGGCGGTACGAGCATGA
- a CDS encoding MdtP family multidrug efflux transporter outer membrane subunit, which yields MKARSGWCDWRWRRGFLCLAWVSSVLSGCALIHHNGTPRSEIAPEQINLADDIHLARDGWPAARWWTRYHDAQLDALIDQALADAPTMVIARTRVAQAKSDVELTKAGSNLQVAALASLDREHISANGFLGPFAKNEPAAGLTGPWYTEGVVGLGASLDIDIWGKQRAEVAASLGVSNARLAETSAVELEISTDVAQLYYGIQTTYQLIDLLNESHEVAAFAVQAHEARAARGLEARTQLEEARAQQLAIEQQIVSAQGQIKQLRESMRALVGAGPAGLPAIEPVALPRSQAALPATLSYELLARRPDLQAMRWYVEASFDKIDAAKAAFYPSFDIKAFLGFNALHLADLFTHASQQINLIPGLTLPIFDGGRLNANLSGAREGSNLLIEQYNQAVLNAVRDVAQTGSRLQSLDAQTALQKQRIESVAFTRDSVEAYYQRGLTSRLAALDARQPVIAEQVALLTLNGQVLSQEIALTKALGGGYLADPPVELKPR from the coding sequence ATGAAGGCGCGATCGGGTTGGTGCGATTGGCGATGGCGTCGAGGCTTTTTATGCCTCGCGTGGGTATCTTCCGTGCTGTCGGGTTGCGCGCTGATCCATCACAACGGCACGCCCCGTTCCGAGATCGCGCCCGAGCAGATCAATCTCGCGGACGACATCCATCTCGCGCGCGACGGCTGGCCCGCCGCGCGCTGGTGGACGCGCTATCACGACGCGCAGCTCGACGCGCTGATCGATCAGGCGCTCGCCGATGCGCCGACGATGGTGATCGCGCGCACGCGCGTCGCGCAGGCGAAGTCGGATGTGGAACTGACCAAAGCGGGATCCAACCTTCAGGTGGCCGCGCTGGCCTCGCTGGATCGCGAGCATATTTCCGCGAACGGTTTTCTCGGCCCGTTCGCGAAGAACGAGCCGGCTGCGGGGCTGACGGGGCCGTGGTACACCGAGGGCGTCGTCGGGCTTGGTGCAAGCCTGGATATCGACATCTGGGGCAAGCAACGCGCGGAGGTCGCCGCGTCGCTCGGCGTGAGCAATGCGCGGCTCGCCGAGACGTCCGCTGTCGAACTCGAAATCTCGACGGATGTCGCACAGCTTTACTACGGTATTCAAACGACTTATCAGCTCATCGACCTGCTGAACGAATCGCATGAGGTCGCGGCGTTCGCGGTGCAAGCACACGAAGCGCGTGCGGCGCGGGGCCTCGAAGCTCGCACCCAGCTGGAAGAAGCACGCGCGCAGCAGCTGGCCATCGAACAGCAGATCGTGTCGGCGCAAGGGCAGATCAAGCAGCTTCGCGAATCGATGCGGGCGCTGGTCGGCGCGGGACCCGCTGGCCTGCCCGCGATCGAACCCGTCGCGCTGCCACGTTCGCAGGCGGCCTTGCCGGCGACGCTCTCGTACGAACTGCTGGCCCGGCGGCCCGATCTGCAGGCAATGCGATGGTATGTCGAGGCGTCGTTCGACAAGATCGATGCGGCGAAGGCGGCGTTTTATCCGAGCTTCGACATCAAGGCATTTTTGGGCTTCAACGCTTTGCACCTCGCCGATCTCTTCACGCATGCGAGCCAGCAGATCAACCTGATTCCGGGCCTGACTCTGCCGATCTTCGACGGCGGCAGGCTCAATGCGAACCTGAGCGGCGCGCGCGAGGGGAGCAACCTGCTGATCGAGCAATACAACCAGGCCGTTCTCAACGCCGTACGCGATGTCGCGCAGACGGGAAGCCGTCTGCAGTCTCTCGATGCGCAGACTGCGTTGCAGAAGCAGCGGATCGAATCGGTTGCGTTCACGAGGGACAGCGTCGAAGCCTATTATCAACGCGGACTGACGAGCCGGCTCGCGGCGCTCGACGCGCGCCAGCCCGTGATCGCGGAACAGGTCGCCCTGCTCACGCTCAACGGCCAAGTGCTCAGTCAGGAGATTGCGTTGACGAAGGCGCTCGGCGGCGGTTATCTCGCCGATCCGCCTGTTGAACTGAAGCCGCGTTGA
- a CDS encoding class I SAM-dependent methyltransferase: MDSFGTDTRFTGSIPELYESHLVPMLFEPYAADLANRVAGRHPSRVLETAAGTGVVTRSMAHALPPHVDLVATDLNQPMLDRAAAIGTSRPVKWQQADATRLPFDDASFDIVVCQFGVMFFPDKAHAFSEARRVLRRDGALLFNVWDRIEENEFANTVTATLAGLFPADPPLFMVRTPYGYFDPAVITRDLADAGFSAAPRFETLAARSRATSARVPAVGLCQGTPLRSEIEARSGGAVDDATSACATAIAERFGTGPVAGKIQAHVVVVQS; encoded by the coding sequence ATGGACAGCTTCGGTACCGACACTCGCTTCACCGGCTCGATCCCCGAACTCTATGAGAGCCACCTTGTTCCGATGCTCTTTGAACCCTACGCCGCGGATCTGGCAAACAGGGTCGCGGGGCGTCATCCGTCACGCGTGCTCGAGACCGCCGCCGGCACGGGCGTAGTGACCCGCTCGATGGCGCATGCATTGCCCCCGCATGTCGACCTGGTTGCGACCGACCTGAATCAGCCGATGCTGGATCGCGCCGCGGCAATCGGCACCTCGAGGCCGGTAAAGTGGCAACAGGCAGACGCGACCCGGCTGCCGTTCGACGACGCGAGTTTCGACATCGTCGTCTGCCAGTTCGGGGTCATGTTCTTTCCGGACAAAGCGCACGCGTTTTCCGAGGCTCGGCGCGTACTTCGGCGCGACGGCGCGCTGTTGTTCAACGTCTGGGATCGCATCGAGGAAAACGAGTTTGCCAACACCGTCACGGCGACGCTCGCCGGTCTCTTCCCGGCGGATCCTCCACTTTTCATGGTGCGTACGCCGTACGGTTATTTCGACCCGGCGGTGATTACACGCGACCTCGCGGATGCGGGCTTCAGCGCGGCACCACGCTTCGAGACGCTTGCGGCGCGTAGCCGTGCGACATCGGCGCGTGTGCCGGCCGTCGGTCTTTGCCAGGGAACGCCTTTGCGCAGTGAGATCGAGGCTCGCTCCGGCGGCGCTGTGGACGACGCGACCTCCGCGTGCGCCACTGCGATCGCCGAGCGATTCGGCACGGGGCCAGTCGCCGGTAAAATCCAGGCGCACGTGGTCGTGGTCCAAAGCTGA
- a CDS encoding UbiA family prenyltransferase: protein MSKPIVVDLDGTLLHSDVLVESGFAFLRSAPHRFYQPLNWFTIGGKSALKSRLEENANIDVTVLPYDKQVIEWLSGQRAAGRTLALATTSHERVAMRIAEHLGIFDKVFATGEKLNRSAHIKRDTLVAEYGEKGFDYLGNSHDDMSVWQAADRAYVVNPLTGVERAARKHGNVERVFENRSPPLKVWAKSLRLHQWLKNLLIFVPLLAGHHIASLPLVALALVAFLTFGMCASSVYLLNDLLDLEDDRHHPVKCRRPLASGAMPLLLGVLLFPALLAASFAIAWAFLPWRFCVVMLGYYVLTLAYSLALKRQVIVDVVVLAALYTTRIIAGVTAISVHLTFWLLAFSMFIFLSLALVKRYAELYAMQKDGRANVRGRGYLASDLPLLSSLGAASGFVAVLVLALYIQDHDTTILYRHPQVIWLSCPLLLYWISRIWIITHRGNMHDDPIVFAARDLTSLVVIALSGVVFWMAI from the coding sequence ATGAGCAAACCTATCGTCGTGGATCTGGATGGCACCCTGCTTCACTCGGACGTCCTCGTCGAGAGCGGCTTTGCATTCCTTAGATCGGCTCCTCACCGCTTCTATCAGCCGCTCAATTGGTTCACCATCGGTGGCAAGTCCGCGCTGAAGTCGCGTCTCGAGGAAAACGCCAATATCGATGTCACCGTGCTGCCCTATGACAAACAGGTGATTGAATGGCTGAGTGGGCAGCGGGCCGCCGGCCGCACACTGGCACTCGCTACGACAAGCCACGAGCGCGTGGCCATGCGCATCGCGGAACACCTTGGGATCTTCGACAAGGTCTTTGCCACCGGCGAGAAACTGAACCGGTCCGCGCATATCAAACGCGATACGCTGGTCGCCGAATATGGTGAGAAGGGCTTCGACTACCTGGGCAACTCACATGACGACATGTCGGTATGGCAAGCAGCGGACCGGGCCTATGTGGTCAATCCTCTCACGGGCGTCGAGCGCGCAGCGCGCAAGCACGGCAACGTGGAGCGAGTATTCGAGAATCGTTCTCCCCCGTTGAAGGTGTGGGCCAAGTCATTGCGCCTTCACCAGTGGCTCAAGAACCTGTTGATCTTTGTCCCGCTACTTGCCGGCCACCACATCGCTTCATTACCGCTCGTAGCGCTTGCGCTGGTGGCCTTCCTTACGTTCGGCATGTGCGCGTCGAGCGTGTATCTGCTCAATGACTTGCTGGATCTGGAGGATGACCGGCATCATCCGGTCAAGTGCCGTCGTCCGCTCGCATCGGGAGCGATGCCGCTCCTATTGGGCGTTTTGCTTTTTCCAGCGCTGCTCGCTGCTTCGTTCGCCATCGCGTGGGCTTTCCTTCCCTGGCGCTTTTGCGTAGTGATGCTCGGGTACTACGTGCTCACACTCGCCTATTCGCTGGCGCTGAAGCGGCAGGTCATTGTCGACGTAGTCGTGCTGGCGGCCCTATACACGACGCGTATCATTGCCGGCGTGACCGCAATCAGCGTGCATCTGACATTCTGGCTGCTGGCGTTTTCCATGTTCATCTTCCTGAGCCTCGCGCTCGTCAAGCGTTACGCTGAACTTTATGCGATGCAAAAGGACGGCCGTGCGAATGTGCGTGGGCGTGGCTATCTGGCGAGCGACCTGCCGCTGCTATCCTCGCTCGGTGCAGCTTCCGGGTTTGTAGCCGTGCTGGTGCTCGCACTTTATATCCAGGACCACGACACCACCATTCTTTACAGGCATCCTCAAGTGATATGGCTTTCCTGCCCACTACTCCTGTATTGGATCAGCCGTATCTGGATCATTACGCATCGCGGCAACATGCACGATGATCCGATCGTGTTTGCAGCGCGCGATTTAACCAGTCTGGTGGTCATTGCGTTGTCCGGCGTCGTGTTCTGGATGGCGATCTAA
- a CDS encoding glycosyltransferase family 39 protein translates to MEPLTTGATSSCPSADAAVRSSAMRDGSVTQTLFVPIVIVTFAVAVILRVFHLDYLSLWNDEIFSRYYYDLFGPRFLLTTGMTIEPTPPLYYFVLQGWMSLFGHGAVALRSLSVLASLIVLPLVYAIAREVSTRNVALVAAALFAVSPMSIFFAQEARVYTMTAIPASLMLLGIARCLRTGRAADLVLYGVGAVIAMYSHATLTFMVASCNIVVIAYLLLTPSRERRLALRNWILSNVVVAVLAVPLAFSMLSNISHNAGGLNWIPPISMRDVIVHVTALVSGMITPPRFPGVELTVLLLLVLGIAIVMSKMPRRTLAVLVAIPLVYFALVVMISLKQTILLPRILCWLTVPLCAALAYAVTVPSRARLATRVMLVLTFGVGLYYQLAVADGAKSAYRQVFAEARPGLLQADEVVITPYTSPFPLMYYAPGVGHFRKWSDPQVGGIEPVQIPERLGIPTIDVRQVSADIKSGKAVWLVADSPDAKFLPQLLTIAPPPERSYESMCHDLAQGVVQPSSCIVVYGWNVNRHPVK, encoded by the coding sequence ATGGAACCTCTAACGACAGGCGCAACGTCATCCTGTCCGTCTGCCGATGCCGCGGTGCGTTCCAGCGCAATGCGTGATGGCTCGGTGACCCAGACGCTGTTCGTGCCGATCGTGATAGTGACCTTCGCAGTCGCAGTCATCCTCCGCGTGTTCCATCTCGATTATCTGTCGCTATGGAACGATGAGATTTTTTCGCGCTACTACTACGATCTGTTCGGCCCCAGGTTCCTGCTTACGACCGGGATGACGATCGAGCCGACTCCGCCGCTGTACTACTTCGTGCTGCAAGGCTGGATGAGCTTGTTCGGCCATGGCGCCGTCGCATTGCGTTCGTTGTCAGTGCTCGCTTCGCTGATCGTGCTCCCCCTCGTCTATGCGATAGCCCGTGAAGTGTCCACGCGCAACGTTGCGTTGGTTGCGGCCGCGCTGTTCGCGGTGTCGCCGATGTCGATTTTTTTCGCACAGGAAGCGCGCGTCTACACGATGACGGCCATTCCCGCTTCGCTGATGCTTCTTGGCATCGCGCGCTGTCTGCGCACCGGGCGCGCGGCCGACCTCGTGCTGTACGGAGTCGGTGCCGTGATCGCCATGTACAGTCATGCGACGCTCACGTTCATGGTGGCCTCCTGCAACATTGTCGTGATCGCGTATCTGCTGCTGACACCGTCGCGCGAACGTCGGCTCGCCTTGCGCAACTGGATCCTGAGCAACGTCGTCGTAGCTGTGCTTGCCGTGCCGCTCGCGTTTTCAATGCTTTCAAACATCAGTCATAACGCCGGGGGCCTGAACTGGATTCCGCCGATATCGATGCGTGACGTGATCGTTCACGTGACCGCGCTCGTGAGCGGGATGATTACGCCACCGCGTTTTCCCGGCGTCGAATTGACGGTGCTGTTGTTGCTCGTTCTCGGTATCGCGATCGTGATGTCGAAGATGCCGCGTCGCACGCTCGCGGTGCTCGTGGCTATTCCGCTGGTGTATTTCGCCCTCGTGGTGATGATCAGTCTGAAGCAGACCATCCTGCTGCCCCGCATTCTGTGCTGGCTCACCGTGCCGCTTTGCGCCGCACTCGCCTATGCTGTCACGGTCCCGTCGCGAGCGCGTCTCGCGACCCGCGTGATGTTGGTGTTGACGTTCGGCGTCGGCCTTTATTACCAGTTGGCCGTCGCGGACGGCGCCAAATCCGCCTATCGGCAGGTCTTCGCTGAGGCGCGCCCTGGTCTCTTGCAGGCCGATGAAGTGGTGATCACGCCTTATACGTCGCCATTCCCGCTGATGTACTACGCGCCGGGTGTCGGTCATTTTCGCAAGTGGAGTGATCCGCAGGTGGGCGGGATAGAGCCGGTGCAGATACCTGAGCGTCTGGGCATTCCGACGATTGATGTGCGGCAGGTAAGCGCTGACATCAAGTCCGGCAAGGCGGTATGGCTGGTCGCGGATTCGCCTGATGCGAAATTCCTGCCGCAATTGCTTACGATCGCGCCACCGCCGGAGCGCAGCTATGAATCGATGTGTCACGATCTGGCGCAGGGCGTGGTCCAACCGTCATCGTGCATTGTCGTGTACGGCTGGAACGTCAATCGCCATCCGGTGAAGTGA
- a CDS encoding nuclear transport factor 2 family protein, producing the protein MESKVMTDEQRRTIALEYLRRLDSRSTFFELFDDQAQVYFPKWGLATGRREYERLFSDLGKMIAEFRHDHAYLNVIQQADVVVVEGTSSGMTSNGVRWSAGQTLAGRWCDVFEIRDFKIQRCFIYLDPDYEDADTARYPWRTQ; encoded by the coding sequence ATGGAGAGCAAGGTAATGACGGATGAGCAGCGTCGAACAATAGCTTTGGAGTATCTGCGGCGCCTCGACTCCAGGAGTACTTTTTTTGAGCTGTTCGATGACCAAGCCCAGGTATATTTTCCGAAGTGGGGACTTGCAACAGGGCGCAGGGAGTACGAGCGGCTTTTCTCGGACCTCGGCAAGATGATTGCGGAGTTTAGACACGACCACGCCTATCTGAACGTTATCCAGCAGGCAGACGTTGTCGTCGTCGAAGGAACCAGCTCGGGCATGACTTCAAACGGCGTCCGCTGGAGTGCCGGTCAAACGTTGGCCGGACGATGGTGTGACGTCTTCGAAATACGTGATTTCAAGATTCAGCGGTGTTTCATCTATCTGGACCCCGACTACGAGGATGCGGATACCGCTCGTTACCCATGGCGTACGCAGTAA
- a CDS encoding cation:proton antiporter, with protein MDNVRFFHYLLMLMAGACVLTWVADRVAFPRAFVLLVGGCCAALVGAPSLEIDPRLVLAAVLPPLLMSSAFYTAWDDFRREVGPIISLALGAVLFTTVVVAAVVHAVNPSLPWSACFALGAIVSPPDAVAAKAILQRNPLPGRLVTTLEGESLVNDASGLLLYQIAILSASTANITLARGGNLFISLTAIGIAVGALSGTLMTWLIARIEDVAIAITVTFIMAWASYGLAEEMDGSGVLSVVTCGLILGICQHRIFGASMRLKAQATWEAVEFILNSLVFILIGLALRDIMVRMQQQDSLLVDGLKMALPTIVATFVARLVWVGVTMYVPGQLLKKTNPVRVWSLREALILSWAGMRGVVTLVAALALPNEFPARDLIIFSAFSLIISTLVIQGGTLSLLIRLIRIRPVGRQTMSELEARSKTFNAALKELSARKAGRESIDDTAFERLLDEYKVRVGNNERAHREGAEQADVRARQLRLELDMVSVSRRELLQLKDAGRIDDAVLHRIEAELDFEEMRLLRLLEP; from the coding sequence ATGGATAACGTCCGGTTTTTCCATTACCTGCTCATGCTGATGGCGGGTGCTTGCGTGCTGACATGGGTTGCTGACCGTGTGGCATTTCCTCGGGCGTTCGTGCTCCTCGTCGGCGGATGTTGCGCCGCCCTCGTTGGAGCGCCCTCGCTTGAGATTGACCCCAGACTCGTACTAGCAGCAGTCCTTCCGCCGCTTCTGATGTCCAGCGCGTTCTATACCGCATGGGATGACTTTCGCCGGGAAGTTGGCCCAATCATTTCGCTGGCACTGGGGGCCGTGCTTTTTACGACCGTCGTCGTCGCAGCCGTTGTGCACGCGGTCAATCCATCTCTGCCGTGGAGCGCATGCTTTGCTTTGGGCGCCATCGTGTCTCCGCCTGATGCAGTCGCGGCGAAAGCCATACTCCAGCGAAATCCGCTGCCAGGCAGGTTGGTCACGACGCTCGAGGGGGAAAGCCTCGTCAACGACGCGTCCGGTTTGTTGCTGTACCAGATTGCCATTCTGTCCGCGTCCACGGCCAATATCACGCTGGCCAGGGGCGGCAATCTTTTTATATCGCTGACTGCCATCGGAATTGCAGTCGGTGCGCTCAGTGGCACGCTGATGACCTGGTTGATAGCCAGAATAGAAGACGTCGCAATCGCCATCACCGTGACGTTCATCATGGCGTGGGCGAGCTACGGCCTCGCTGAGGAAATGGACGGCTCTGGCGTGCTCTCGGTTGTTACGTGCGGGCTGATATTGGGGATTTGCCAACATCGGATTTTCGGCGCGAGCATGCGTCTGAAGGCGCAGGCCACGTGGGAAGCTGTGGAGTTCATTCTCAACTCTTTGGTATTCATCCTTATCGGGCTCGCGCTGCGAGACATCATGGTCCGCATGCAGCAGCAAGATTCGTTGCTGGTCGACGGACTGAAGATGGCCTTACCCACCATCGTCGCTACGTTCGTTGCGAGGCTGGTATGGGTTGGCGTCACGATGTACGTGCCTGGGCAACTGCTCAAGAAGACCAACCCGGTTCGGGTCTGGTCACTTCGGGAGGCCTTGATTCTCTCTTGGGCAGGTATGCGAGGAGTAGTCACCCTCGTGGCCGCACTAGCGTTGCCCAACGAATTTCCCGCGCGAGACCTTATTATCTTCAGCGCCTTCTCGCTCATCATTTCCACTCTGGTCATTCAGGGCGGGACGCTCTCCCTTTTGATTCGTCTCATTCGAATTCGTCCGGTAGGGCGTCAGACGATGTCTGAATTGGAGGCGAGGTCGAAAACATTCAATGCGGCGTTGAAGGAGCTATCAGCGAGAAAGGCAGGCAGAGAGAGCATCGATGATACGGCGTTCGAGCGGCTCCTCGACGAATACAAGGTTCGAGTGGGCAATAACGAACGAGCCCATCGTGAAGGAGCCGAGCAGGCTGATGTCAGAGCGCGACAACTACGCCTGGAACTCGACATGGTGAGCGTTTCACGTCGGGAGCTTTTGCAGCTCAAGGATGCAGGTCGCATCGACGATGCAGTCCTGCATCGGATAGAAGCCGAACTTGATTTCGAAGAGATGAGGCTCTTGCGCCTGCTTGAGCCTTAG